In a single window of the Bombina bombina isolate aBomBom1 unplaced genomic scaffold, aBomBom1.pri scaffold_1974, whole genome shotgun sequence genome:
- the LOC128644617 gene encoding uncharacterized protein LOC128644617 has protein sequence MGAKFAPSYANLYMGWWEAAHVYGDSNPHKEHIIFYGRYIDDLLVVWDGDVELARDFVSNININNMNLKFTSHVSLDHIEFLDVDITVDTVQQTVNTSVYRKPTGGNTILNYKSSHPQHVKKGIPKGQYIRTKRLCSDRQTFEKQCQILEDRLLQRNYPLPLLKKTKEDVEKIPRENLLIYKRKTNKQSFNKQNKQRESKIVFSTPYSLEYHKICDIIKQSLPILATDTSLEHIAVEGCRYVARKSKTIGNIIAPSDLASVNTRTWLPQRFGFFKCRAQKCKTCSHVVEGMNFTSTTTNRTYNIRYNLNCKSNHVIYLLTCRGCNIQYVGKTKRLVRDRAQEHIRDIEDPDIFTPVARHFKSEHSGNAALMFIQAIDHVPPHKRGGDRIQRLDYKEAQWIFLLNTRHPHGINKESDVNFFI, from the coding sequence atgggggcaaagtttgccccctcctacgctaacctctatatggggtggtgggaggccgcccacgtctatggagatagcaaccctCACAAGGAACATATAATTTTttatggcagatacattgacgacttgctggtggtgtgggatggagatgtggAACTTGCAAGAGATTTTGTTAGCAACATTAACATTAACAATATGAACCTCAAATTTACTTCACATGTTAGTCTTGATCATATAGAGTTTCTAGATGTAGACATCACAGTGGATACAGTACAACAAACTGTTAACACTTCagtatatagaaaacccacaggaGGTaatactatactaaattacaaatctaGTCACCCACAACATGTTAAAAAAGGAATTCCTAAGGGACAGTATATTAGGACCAAGAGACTTTGCTCAGACAGACAAACCTTTGAAAAACAATGCCAAATATTAGAAGACAGGCTCTTGCAAAGAAACTATCCACTGCCATTGCTGAAAAAAACCAAGGAAGATGTGGAAAAAATTCCCAGGGAAAATCTTTTGATATATAAGCGTAAAACTAATAAACAAAGtttcaacaaacaaaataaacaaagggaGAGTAAAATAGTGTTCAGTACTCCTTATAGTTTGGAATATcacaaaatttgtgatattattAAACAATCTTTACCAATTCTTGCAACAGACACAAGCTTAGAACATATAGCAGTAGAGGGGTGTAGATATGTGGCAAGAAAAAGTAAGACAATTGGCAACATAATAGCACCATCTGACTTAGCAAGTGTAAACACTCGTACTTGGCTCCCACAAAGATTTGGTTTTTTTAAGTGCAGGGCACAAAAGTGCAAAACCTGCAGTCATGTAGTGGAAGGAATGAACTTTACTTCCACAACAACAAACCGTACATATAACATTAGATATAATCTAAACTGTAAATCGAATCATGTCATCTatttattgacctgtagggggtgcaataTACAATATGTCGGGAAAACCAAACGCCTTGTTAGGGACAGAGCCCAGGAACACATTAGGGACATTGAAGACCCAGACATATTTAccccagtagcaagacacttcaagTCTGAACATTCCGGTAATGCTGCCCTTATGTTCatacaggcaattgaccatgtaccaccacataaaaggggtggtgataggatccaaaggctggactataaggaagcccaatggatctttCTACTGAATACAAGACATCCACATGGCATTAACAAAGAGagtgatgttaatttttttatttaa